One genomic window of Actinoplanes lobatus includes the following:
- a CDS encoding MFS transporter, with amino-acid sequence MKQLNDLIADFWGDYAALVLLAGGLLGVILLISFGIWAKRTGKPLRPLALAFSMNLALLLNAEGMWVIAIDQLNLPKIFAVLVFAVFEICFLTATSLAAEQYRRTSVYASDGTIVTPGHPGAMLYIAALIAGLSGVIVASNAATFTEKLLRLAVPCMIFLMWWAALTAAGQRVRRGRFAYSPRRLAERWGWLIPDDDPDLVRMAAERQVRRMVVNYHRVSAGRFPKPWWRSRLLKDARTAGEPVVEEVVEQLARIQRVMDLLVPGAVRIRVPAAAGVPAVTAPSASALLSAGASGPAAEAIPDGPAPAGQVDPAVAPSVPAVPSVQPVRFVQPVEPDPAVPAPSLPAPAEPDSVEAPAAASVAASVEAEETLPEPEAAFPVATVTVPVQRGPVDRSDAVTAVVPVSPAPAPQPAWAATPTGARPAVSIAGSPWWRLAVDRLSKMVAQEITAEDLPEMNYLRINELARKLAPRVSELGEGVVRTFINEYVRELDGEHVESAYPWRDFLPAAAAVPPGSEAWHAALADLRTALEEELPEGQPLDSDELAELLAPSAPRLDEATIRAFISDYVLALSGMPGPGSVQPWAHLLPRPQSVRPASDEDLLEVHGAELFEHLRSTGRLSRYKVQAVTGIKSRVQADRIKTLIEERAAETATA; translated from the coding sequence GTGAAGCAGCTCAACGACCTGATCGCGGACTTCTGGGGGGACTATGCCGCCCTGGTCCTGCTGGCCGGCGGCCTGCTCGGGGTCATCCTGCTGATCAGCTTCGGCATCTGGGCCAAGCGGACCGGCAAGCCGCTGCGCCCGCTCGCCCTGGCCTTCAGCATGAACCTGGCGCTGCTGCTCAACGCCGAGGGCATGTGGGTCATCGCGATCGACCAGCTGAACCTGCCGAAGATCTTCGCGGTGCTGGTGTTCGCGGTCTTCGAGATCTGCTTCCTCACCGCCACCTCGCTGGCCGCCGAGCAGTACCGGCGCACCTCCGTCTACGCGAGCGACGGCACCATCGTCACCCCCGGCCATCCGGGGGCGATGCTCTACATCGCGGCGCTGATCGCCGGGCTCTCCGGTGTCATCGTGGCCAGCAACGCGGCCACCTTCACCGAGAAACTGCTGCGCCTCGCCGTACCCTGCATGATCTTCCTGATGTGGTGGGCGGCGCTCACCGCGGCCGGGCAGCGGGTCCGCCGCGGGCGTTTCGCCTACAGCCCGCGGCGGCTCGCCGAGCGGTGGGGCTGGCTCATCCCGGACGACGACCCCGATCTGGTACGGATGGCCGCCGAGCGACAGGTGCGCCGGATGGTCGTCAACTACCACCGGGTGAGCGCCGGCCGGTTCCCGAAGCCGTGGTGGCGGTCCCGGCTGCTCAAGGACGCCCGGACCGCGGGGGAGCCGGTCGTCGAGGAGGTCGTCGAGCAGTTGGCCCGGATCCAGCGGGTGATGGACCTGCTGGTTCCGGGGGCGGTGCGGATCCGGGTCCCGGCCGCCGCCGGCGTGCCGGCGGTCACCGCGCCCTCCGCGTCCGCGCTGCTCTCCGCCGGGGCTTCGGGGCCCGCGGCCGAGGCGATCCCGGACGGTCCCGCGCCGGCCGGGCAGGTGGATCCGGCCGTGGCCCCCTCGGTTCCGGCCGTGCCGTCGGTGCAGCCGGTCCGGTTCGTCCAGCCGGTCGAGCCGGATCCCGCGGTGCCGGCCCCCTCGTTGCCGGCCCCCGCGGAGCCGGATTCCGTGGAGGCGCCTGCGGCGGCTTCCGTGGCGGCTTCCGTGGAGGCGGAAGAGACGCTGCCCGAGCCCGAAGCGGCCTTCCCGGTCGCGACGGTCACGGTGCCGGTCCAGCGCGGCCCGGTCGATCGGAGCGATGCGGTCACCGCGGTGGTCCCGGTCTCCCCGGCGCCCGCCCCGCAGCCGGCCTGGGCGGCCACCCCGACCGGCGCCCGTCCGGCCGTCAGCATCGCCGGCTCGCCCTGGTGGCGGCTCGCCGTCGACCGGCTCAGCAAGATGGTCGCCCAGGAGATCACCGCCGAGGACCTGCCGGAGATGAACTACCTGCGGATCAACGAGCTGGCCCGCAAGCTGGCGCCCCGGGTTTCGGAGCTGGGCGAGGGCGTGGTCCGGACGTTCATCAACGAGTACGTGCGGGAGCTGGACGGGGAGCACGTCGAGTCGGCGTACCCGTGGCGGGACTTCCTGCCCGCCGCGGCCGCCGTGCCGCCCGGGTCGGAGGCGTGGCACGCGGCTCTGGCCGATCTGCGTACCGCCCTGGAGGAGGAGCTCCCGGAGGGGCAGCCGCTCGACTCCGACGAACTGGCCGAGCTGCTCGCTCCGAGCGCGCCCCGGCTCGACGAGGCCACGATCCGGGCCTTCATCAGCGACTACGTCCTCGCGCTGAGCGGGATGCCGGGGCCGGGCAGCGTCCAGCCGTGGGCACACCTGCTGCCGCGCCCGCAGAGTGTCCGGCCGGCCAGCGACGAGGACCTGCTGGAGGTGCACGGGGCCGAGTTGTTCGAGCACCTGCGCAGCACCGGGCGGCTGAGCCGGTACAAGGTGCAGGCCGTGACCGGGATCAAGAGCCGGGTCCAGGCCGACCGGATCAAGACGCTCATCGAGGAGCGCGCCGCCGAGACGGCGACCGCCTGA
- a CDS encoding MATE family efflux transporter yields MTETRAILRSALPLYVTMAVSSASALVSTALLGRHGTASLAAFAVAAAVYVPVVTAVSGVMRGMMPYVTAAHDDPAALRRVLGSGRVLGLGIGGCGALVVLATPAVARASGVDGAAVDGLGPLPLLLAAAVLAQSAGASASSALVALDRGKLVMWAGLSGTAVTVLLSALLTPRTGVVGAGIAMLASAVVVAVVARAGLHRRTGRPGRPDRREIVTLARTGLPMAGTVLVKFAVLSVLTFAAARLGAAQAAAHGIGETLVNLIFTAAVALGQATVPRVSAGAYRAARTAAVLALIGTGTLACVLIAAGRWIVPVFSSDPQLRPDVVVLLPLVGFAVVTDALQAVYGFALLGLRNTLPSLFCTLVFFGLLAAVAVPAAEHGGLPLLWTALGLANLSQAAAKAYFYNRAAGKARERPGRQRQPGRSVDRTG; encoded by the coding sequence ATGACCGAAACCCGGGCGATTCTCCGCTCCGCGCTCCCCCTGTACGTCACGATGGCCGTCTCGTCGGCGAGCGCGCTGGTCAGCACCGCACTCCTGGGCCGTCACGGCACCGCCTCCCTGGCCGCGTTCGCGGTCGCCGCCGCGGTCTACGTGCCCGTGGTCACCGCGGTGTCCGGGGTGATGCGCGGCATGATGCCCTATGTCACCGCGGCGCACGACGACCCGGCGGCGCTCCGGCGGGTGCTGGGCAGCGGCCGGGTGCTCGGTCTCGGGATCGGTGGCTGCGGGGCTCTCGTGGTGCTGGCCACCCCGGCGGTCGCCCGGGCGTCCGGGGTGGACGGTGCGGCGGTCGACGGTCTCGGCCCGCTGCCGCTGCTGCTGGCCGCCGCGGTGCTCGCCCAGTCGGCGGGCGCCTCGGCGAGTTCCGCGCTGGTCGCCCTGGACCGCGGGAAGCTGGTGATGTGGGCGGGCCTGTCCGGCACGGCGGTCACGGTGCTGCTGTCCGCGCTGCTGACGCCGCGGACCGGGGTGGTCGGTGCGGGCATCGCGATGCTGGCCTCCGCGGTCGTCGTCGCGGTGGTGGCGCGGGCCGGGCTGCACCGCAGGACCGGCCGGCCCGGCCGCCCGGACCGCCGGGAGATCGTCACCCTGGCCCGGACCGGCCTGCCGATGGCCGGGACGGTGCTGGTGAAGTTCGCGGTCCTGAGCGTCCTGACGTTCGCGGCGGCCCGGCTGGGCGCCGCGCAGGCGGCCGCACACGGCATCGGCGAGACCCTGGTCAACCTGATCTTCACGGCCGCCGTGGCGCTCGGCCAGGCCACGGTGCCGCGGGTCAGCGCCGGCGCGTACCGGGCGGCCCGGACCGCCGCCGTCCTGGCGCTGATCGGGACCGGGACGCTGGCCTGTGTCCTGATCGCCGCCGGCCGCTGGATCGTCCCGGTGTTCAGCTCCGACCCGCAGCTGCGGCCGGACGTGGTGGTGCTGCTGCCCCTGGTCGGGTTCGCCGTGGTGACCGACGCGCTCCAGGCCGTCTACGGGTTCGCGCTGCTCGGCCTGCGCAACACCCTGCCGAGCCTGTTCTGCACGCTGGTCTTCTTCGGCCTGCTGGCGGCGGTGGCCGTCCCGGCCGCCGAGCACGGCGGACTGCCGCTGCTCTGGACCGCGCTCGGCCTGGCGAACCTGTCCCAGGCCGCGGCCAAGGCGTACTTCTACAACCGCGCCGCCGGAAAGGCACGGGAACGGCCCGGCCGCCAGAGGCAGCCGGGCCGTTCCGTCGATCGAACTGGCTAA
- a CDS encoding fascin domain-containing protein — MNSAARCAAAVMAAGLLPFVAPSAPAGAVPVAPGAGAPALERMRREVAAATGSPDVPCWRDITIRSAANGRYVSAEIGWDGPFYGALRARATSVGPWERFIVCRDTGSGVTRIRAQANNDFVSAELDYAGARYGLLRAQSETVGGWERYYSNREPGGNFSFYARDTRRWVSAEVTFRGRAYGTLRARATSVGAEETFSW; from the coding sequence ATGAACAGTGCTGCCCGCTGCGCGGCGGCGGTGATGGCGGCCGGTCTCCTCCCGTTCGTGGCGCCCTCCGCGCCCGCCGGTGCGGTCCCGGTGGCCCCGGGCGCCGGCGCGCCCGCCCTGGAACGGATGCGGCGTGAGGTGGCCGCCGCGACCGGATCACCCGACGTGCCCTGCTGGCGCGACATCACCATCAGATCCGCGGCCAACGGCCGGTACGTCTCCGCCGAGATCGGCTGGGACGGCCCCTTCTACGGGGCGTTGCGTGCCCGGGCGACCTCGGTCGGCCCGTGGGAGAGGTTCATCGTCTGCCGGGACACCGGCTCGGGCGTCACCCGGATCCGGGCACAGGCCAACAACGACTTCGTCTCCGCCGAGCTGGACTACGCCGGCGCCAGGTACGGGCTGTTGCGCGCCCAGTCCGAGACGGTCGGCGGGTGGGAGCGGTACTACTCCAACCGGGAGCCCGGCGGGAACTTCTCGTTCTACGCCCGGGACACCCGGCGATGGGTTTCCGCCGAGGTCACGTTCCGGGGACGGGCGTACGGCACGCTGCGCGCCCGGGCCACGAGCGTCGGCGCCGAGGAGACTTTCAGCTGGTAG
- a CDS encoding pectate lyase family protein, protein MRTALAAALGVVLTAGVATIPASAAPPAVPVLARQTLPANDGWAAATTGTTGGSAADDAHVFVVRNRAELAAALAAGTDPTPRIVLVKGTINTNVDDAGNPLTCADYADPAYSLDAYLAAYDPAVWGRASKPSGPLEEARVRSARTQAARMQLKVGANTTIYGLPNARLVGTNLLISNVDNVIVRNLRMEDAADCFPAWDPTDGSAGNWNSAYDLITLTGATHVWADHNTLSDGNNVDANQPLYYGRPYQVHDGALDVIRASDLVTISWNVFQEHDKTMLIGSTNTVGADVGKLRVTIHHNRFANVGQRVPRVRFGQVDVFNNYYYMTDEDTYSYSWGVGVQSAIYAENNFLLRSADLALDDFVYDWGGTAITEIGTLTRVGTGPVGEVNLLGEYNATHDPDLGTDAGWTPALRAGPVTPTVAVPVLVNVWAGAGRI, encoded by the coding sequence GTGCGAACCGCTCTCGCGGCGGCGCTCGGCGTGGTCCTCACCGCCGGCGTCGCCACCATCCCCGCCTCCGCCGCCCCGCCCGCCGTCCCGGTGCTCGCGCGGCAGACCCTGCCCGCGAACGACGGGTGGGCGGCCGCCACCACCGGGACCACCGGTGGCTCCGCGGCCGACGACGCGCACGTCTTCGTGGTGCGCAACCGTGCCGAACTGGCCGCCGCCCTGGCCGCAGGCACCGATCCGACCCCGCGGATCGTGCTGGTCAAGGGCACCATCAACACCAATGTGGACGACGCGGGCAATCCCCTGACCTGCGCCGACTACGCGGACCCGGCGTACAGCCTGGACGCCTACCTGGCCGCCTACGACCCGGCCGTGTGGGGCCGGGCGAGCAAGCCCTCCGGGCCGCTCGAGGAGGCCCGGGTCCGGTCGGCGCGCACCCAGGCCGCCCGGATGCAGCTCAAGGTGGGCGCCAACACCACCATCTACGGGCTGCCGAACGCCCGCCTGGTCGGCACCAACCTGCTGATCTCCAACGTGGACAACGTCATCGTGCGAAACCTGCGGATGGAGGACGCGGCGGACTGCTTCCCGGCGTGGGACCCCACCGACGGGTCGGCGGGCAACTGGAACTCCGCCTACGACCTGATCACCCTGACCGGGGCGACGCACGTGTGGGCCGACCACAACACGCTCAGCGACGGGAACAACGTCGACGCCAACCAGCCGCTGTACTACGGGCGGCCGTACCAGGTGCACGACGGCGCGCTCGACGTGATCCGGGCGTCCGATCTGGTCACCATCTCCTGGAATGTGTTCCAGGAGCACGACAAGACGATGCTGATCGGTTCCACCAACACCGTCGGCGCGGATGTCGGGAAACTGCGCGTGACCATCCACCACAACCGTTTCGCCAATGTCGGGCAGCGCGTTCCGCGGGTGCGGTTCGGCCAGGTCGACGTATTCAACAACTACTACTACATGACCGATGAGGACACCTATTCGTATTCGTGGGGTGTCGGCGTCCAATCGGCGATCTACGCGGAGAACAACTTCCTGCTGCGCAGCGCCGACCTGGCCCTCGACGACTTCGTCTACGACTGGGGCGGCACGGCGATCACCGAGATCGGCACGCTGACCAGGGTCGGAACCGGCCCGGTAGGCGAGGTCAACCTGCTCGGCGAGTACAACGCCACGCACGACCCGGACCTCGGCACGGACGCCGGCTGGACCCCGGCGCTGCGGGCCGGCCCGGTCACGCCGACCGTCGCGGTGCCGGTTCTGGTGAATGTCTGGGCGGGTGCCGGAAGGATCTGA
- a CDS encoding cupin domain-containing protein: MRKLSFADLDTGDQGPRFTNVLPGHVTDRGGFRIYPDRNHRTHDGPGRHTHPIPEVFYIVQGRGEIEIEGEVVDKFEAGDAILIEPEEDHHLISRGEGPLAFVWMHLEPVE, encoded by the coding sequence ATGCGCAAGTTGAGCTTCGCCGATCTCGACACCGGGGATCAGGGGCCGAGATTCACCAACGTCCTGCCCGGACATGTGACCGACCGTGGCGGGTTCCGGATCTATCCGGACCGCAACCATCGCACGCACGACGGGCCGGGGCGGCACACGCACCCGATCCCCGAGGTGTTCTACATCGTGCAGGGACGGGGCGAGATCGAGATCGAGGGCGAGGTGGTGGACAAGTTCGAGGCCGGTGACGCGATCCTGATCGAGCCGGAGGAGGACCACCACCTGATCAGCCGGGGCGAGGGCCCGCTGGCCTTCGTCTGGATGCACCTGGAACCGGTCGAGTAG
- a CDS encoding Gfo/Idh/MocA family protein, protein MATRVALIGAGGHGLSHRRTLQRLSDAGTVEVAGLCDRQPVEAHPDAPLPGVPFYRDHRELLAGERPEIVIVCTPPHTHLAIALDVLAVGADLLLEKPPVMSSFEHDRLAAAVTESGRLCQVGFQALGSAALAELCAAAPAGPIGVSGAWWRPDSYYERAPWAGRRAVDGRPVLDGALVNPFAHALMQALVLADEGGPGFRPVRMELERYRTRPIETDDTTFLRLTGNDGRRITVGVTLASAVFIAGEIRVGDAVLEYPTDRLRLSGQAGLQRVPGRTGLLENLIEHRRDPRTPLLAPLARTGLFTAVAEAIVRAPAPHVIGDGWLAPHPDGGGRVVTGIDEIVREVAETDRLPSETRVPWAGEVHRIVVEPRPASEASR, encoded by the coding sequence ATGGCCACCCGGGTGGCGCTGATCGGCGCCGGGGGCCACGGGCTCTCGCACCGGCGTACGTTGCAGCGGTTGTCCGACGCCGGAACCGTCGAGGTGGCCGGACTCTGCGACCGGCAGCCGGTCGAGGCGCACCCGGACGCGCCGCTGCCCGGGGTGCCGTTCTACCGCGACCACCGGGAGCTGCTCGCCGGGGAGCGGCCGGAGATCGTGATCGTCTGCACTCCGCCGCACACCCACCTGGCGATCGCGCTGGACGTGCTGGCGGTCGGCGCCGACCTGCTGCTGGAGAAGCCGCCGGTGATGTCGTCGTTCGAGCACGACCGGCTGGCGGCGGCCGTGACCGAGAGCGGGCGGCTCTGCCAGGTCGGGTTCCAGGCGCTCGGGTCGGCGGCCCTCGCGGAACTGTGCGCGGCCGCCCCGGCCGGGCCGATCGGGGTGTCCGGGGCGTGGTGGCGCCCGGACTCCTACTACGAGCGGGCGCCCTGGGCCGGGCGCCGTGCCGTGGACGGCCGGCCGGTGCTGGACGGGGCGCTGGTCAACCCGTTCGCGCACGCCCTCATGCAGGCGCTGGTGCTGGCCGACGAGGGCGGCCCCGGGTTCCGGCCGGTACGGATGGAGCTGGAGCGCTACCGGACCCGGCCGATCGAGACCGACGACACCACCTTCCTGCGCCTCACCGGGAACGACGGGCGCCGCATCACCGTGGGGGTGACGCTGGCGTCGGCGGTCTTCATCGCCGGGGAGATCCGGGTCGGCGACGCCGTCCTGGAGTACCCGACCGACCGCCTGCGGCTGTCCGGCCAGGCCGGGCTCCAGCGGGTCCCCGGGCGAACCGGTTTGCTGGAGAACCTGATCGAGCACCGGCGCGACCCCCGGACGCCGCTGCTGGCGCCGCTGGCCCGGACCGGGTTGTTCACCGCGGTCGCCGAGGCGATCGTGCGGGCGCCCGCGCCGCACGTGATCGGCGACGGCTGGCTGGCGCCGCACCCGGACGGCGGCGGGCGGGTCGTCACCGGGATCGACGAGATCGTCCGGGAGGTGGCCGAGACCGATCGGCTGCCCTCGGAGACGAGGGTGCCCTGGGCCGGCGAGGTCCACCGCATCGTCGTGGAACCCCGGCCGGCTTCCGAAGCCAGCCGGTGA
- a CDS encoding mannitol dehydrogenase family protein has translation MAVTYRLGRGALTSLPEASRPAVSPGSVRAGIVHLGLGAFHRAHQAVFTEDAVAASGGDWGILGVAPRSRDILEKLREQDGLYSVLTVGGGADRARAIGILAGLGHAAGDPYGVVAAIADPAIRIVSTTVTEKAYRLDPAGRLLLDDDLRAQLTGQAPPVTVPALLARGLIRRQAAGGGPLTVLCCDNMQRNGARIRGLVEQALAVAGAGLPADVAFPSTMVDRIVPATSADHIRRAAAALGADDAVPVVAEPFTQWVIEDDFPGGRPDWAAAGAVLTGDVTPWETLKLRALNGVHSSAAYLGALAGREFIADSLELAGMTGLLRRLIAEDIAPTIAPPPGVTVTGYGESVLERFANRELGHRNLQVAMDGTQKLPYRLLDTITERRRAGAVPVWGALMVAAWMRFVRGSADSGAQLPLDDPLAGPIRDALAAAPDTPAGVVDALLGLDAVFGPELAGDDVLRAELLRWYGELDRHGAVATVKGLG, from the coding sequence ATGGCGGTGACCTACCGCCTCGGCCGCGGGGCGCTCACGTCGCTGCCCGAGGCGAGCCGTCCCGCCGTCAGCCCCGGCAGCGTCCGCGCCGGGATCGTCCACCTCGGTCTGGGCGCCTTCCACCGCGCCCACCAGGCCGTCTTCACCGAGGACGCGGTCGCCGCGTCGGGTGGCGACTGGGGGATCCTGGGCGTCGCCCCGCGCTCCCGCGACATCCTGGAGAAGCTCCGCGAGCAGGACGGGCTCTACAGCGTGCTGACCGTCGGCGGGGGAGCGGACCGGGCCCGCGCGATCGGCATCCTGGCCGGGCTCGGGCACGCCGCCGGAGACCCGTACGGGGTGGTCGCGGCGATCGCCGACCCGGCCATCCGGATCGTGTCGACGACCGTCACCGAGAAGGCGTACCGGCTCGACCCGGCCGGGCGGCTGCTGCTCGACGACGACCTGCGCGCCCAGCTCACCGGGCAGGCGCCGCCGGTCACCGTGCCGGCGCTGCTGGCCCGCGGGCTGATCCGGCGGCAGGCGGCCGGCGGCGGCCCGCTCACCGTGCTCTGCTGCGACAACATGCAGCGCAACGGCGCCCGGATCCGCGGCCTGGTCGAGCAGGCGCTCGCGGTGGCCGGCGCCGGGCTGCCCGCCGATGTCGCCTTCCCGTCCACCATGGTGGACCGGATCGTGCCCGCCACCAGCGCGGACCACATCCGCCGGGCGGCCGCCGCGCTGGGCGCCGACGACGCCGTGCCGGTGGTGGCCGAGCCGTTCACCCAATGGGTGATCGAGGACGACTTCCCCGGCGGGCGGCCGGACTGGGCGGCCGCGGGCGCGGTCCTCACCGGCGACGTCACCCCCTGGGAGACGCTGAAGCTGCGCGCCCTCAACGGCGTCCACTCGTCGGCCGCCTACCTGGGCGCGCTGGCCGGCCGGGAGTTCATCGCCGACTCGCTGGAGCTGGCCGGGATGACCGGGCTGCTGCGCCGGCTCATCGCCGAGGACATCGCGCCGACCATCGCGCCGCCGCCCGGGGTCACCGTGACCGGGTACGGCGAATCGGTTCTGGAACGGTTCGCCAACCGCGAGCTGGGCCACCGCAACCTCCAGGTGGCGATGGACGGCACCCAGAAGCTGCCGTACCGGCTGCTCGACACCATCACCGAACGCCGCCGGGCCGGCGCCGTGCCGGTCTGGGGCGCGCTGATGGTGGCCGCCTGGATGCGTTTCGTCCGGGGATCCGCCGACAGCGGCGCCCAACTGCCGCTGGACGACCCGCTGGCCGGGCCGATCCGGGACGCGCTGGCCGCCGCGCCGGACACCCCGGCCGGTGTGGTGGACGCCCTGCTCGGCCTGGACGCGGTCTTCGGTCCGGAGCTCGCCGGCGACGACGTCCTGCGCGCCGAGCTGCTGCGGTGGTACGGCGAGCTGGACCGGCACGGCGCCGTGGCGACGGTGAAGGGGCTCGGCTGA
- a CDS encoding enolase C-terminal domain-like protein has protein sequence MTVRITGVDVHDVRFPTAAAGDGSDAINKGDYSATYVEVTTDAGVTGSGLTFTNGRGNELTCAAVEALAHHVTGRTVEEIAADQVGFWRSITADVQLRWLGPEKGVIHMASGALVNAVWDLRARLAGKPMWRYLAEMPADELVASIDFRHISDAITPGEAREILEKGTIGYAERLAELERDGFPAYTTSVGWLGYPDDKVRELTRQAVADGWRAVKMKTGGPLEDDVRRAGIIRGELPEGALLMMDSNQVWDVDEAIAAMAELKAFDPYWIEEPTHADDVLGHARIARAVAPVRVATGEVAANRVIFKQLLQAGAIGVCQVDACRVAGVNEVLSILLLAAKFGVPVCPHSGGVGLCEYVQHLAIFDFLRVGRSLDGRMIEYVDHLHEHFTDPVTVAGGRYRLPRLPGYSVEMKPESIAEFRFPDGPAWR, from the coding sequence ATGACAGTGCGGATCACCGGCGTCGACGTCCACGACGTCCGGTTCCCGACCGCGGCGGCCGGCGACGGCTCCGACGCGATCAACAAGGGTGACTACTCGGCCACCTATGTCGAGGTCACCACCGACGCGGGCGTCACCGGCAGCGGCCTGACCTTCACCAACGGCCGCGGCAACGAGCTCACCTGCGCGGCCGTCGAGGCACTGGCCCACCACGTCACCGGCCGCACCGTCGAGGAGATCGCCGCCGACCAGGTCGGCTTCTGGCGGTCCATCACCGCGGACGTGCAGCTGCGCTGGCTCGGCCCGGAGAAGGGCGTCATCCACATGGCGTCCGGTGCGCTGGTCAACGCGGTCTGGGACCTGCGGGCCCGCCTCGCGGGCAAGCCGATGTGGCGGTACCTCGCCGAGATGCCGGCCGACGAGCTGGTCGCCTCCATCGACTTCCGGCACATCAGCGACGCGATCACGCCCGGCGAGGCGCGCGAGATCCTGGAAAAAGGCACCATCGGGTACGCCGAACGCCTGGCGGAACTGGAGCGTGACGGCTTCCCGGCCTACACCACGAGCGTCGGCTGGCTCGGCTACCCCGACGACAAGGTGCGCGAGCTGACCCGACAGGCGGTGGCCGACGGCTGGCGCGCGGTCAAGATGAAGACCGGCGGCCCGCTGGAGGACGACGTCCGCCGGGCCGGCATCATCCGCGGCGAGCTGCCCGAGGGCGCGCTGTTGATGATGGACTCCAACCAGGTCTGGGACGTGGACGAGGCGATCGCCGCGATGGCGGAGCTGAAGGCCTTCGACCCCTACTGGATCGAGGAGCCCACCCACGCCGACGACGTCCTCGGCCACGCCCGGATCGCCCGTGCCGTGGCGCCGGTCCGGGTCGCCACCGGCGAGGTCGCCGCCAACCGGGTGATCTTCAAGCAGCTGTTGCAGGCCGGCGCGATCGGCGTCTGCCAGGTCGACGCCTGCCGGGTCGCCGGCGTCAACGAGGTGCTCTCCATCCTGCTCCTGGCCGCCAAGTTCGGGGTGCCGGTCTGCCCGCACTCCGGCGGCGTCGGCCTCTGCGAGTACGTGCAGCACCTGGCGATCTTCGACTTCCTGCGGGTGGGCCGGTCGCTGGACGGCCGCATGATCGAGTACGTCGACCACCTGCACGAGCACTTCACCGACCCGGTCACCGTGGCCGGCGGCCGCTACCGCCTGCCGCGGCTGCCCGGCTACAGCGTCGAGATGAAGCCGGAGTCGATCGCCGAGTTCCGCTTCCCGGACGGGCCGGCATGGCGGTGA
- the uxaC gene encoding glucuronate isomerase codes for MIDENHLFPAEPTQRQIARELYRHAKDLPLISPHGHVDPVLLADDQPFPDPARLFVVPDHYVTRMLASQGIPPARLGVPSVDGSAVETDGRAIWRLLAENWKLFRGTPSRLWTEKVLSDVFGLTKPLNGQNADEIYDELSARLAEPEFRPRALFTRFNIEVLATTESPLDELHAHAKLAADGWGGPGGRVITTFRPDNLVDPDWPGWAERVAQLGELTGLDVGTYPGFLNALRSRRAAFIEAGATSSDHGHLTAATLLLSDADAAVLYRKALGGGATGADAEAFRAHMLVEFAKMSLDDGLVMQLHPGSVRNHNEALYQRHGRDVGGDIPSATDYVHALKPLLDAYGTDPRLRIVLYTLDETVFTRELAPLAGGYPSLYLGAPWWFLDSPEGLRRFRETATETAGFYNTSGFVDDTRAFCSIPARHDVARRIDAGFLARLVAEHRLPLDEAAETIADLAYHLPKRVFRLEKNS; via the coding sequence GTGATCGACGAGAACCATCTCTTCCCCGCCGAGCCGACCCAGCGGCAGATCGCCCGCGAGCTGTACCGGCACGCCAAGGATCTGCCCCTGATCAGCCCGCACGGGCATGTCGACCCGGTGCTGCTCGCCGACGACCAGCCCTTTCCCGATCCGGCCCGGCTGTTCGTGGTCCCCGACCACTACGTCACCCGGATGCTGGCCAGCCAGGGCATTCCACCGGCCCGGCTCGGCGTGCCCAGCGTCGACGGGTCGGCGGTCGAGACCGACGGGCGGGCGATCTGGCGGCTGCTCGCGGAGAACTGGAAGCTGTTCCGCGGGACCCCGTCCCGGCTCTGGACGGAGAAGGTGCTCTCCGACGTCTTCGGCCTCACCAAGCCGCTGAACGGCCAGAACGCCGACGAGATCTACGACGAGCTGTCCGCCCGGCTCGCCGAGCCCGAGTTCCGGCCGCGGGCGCTGTTCACCCGGTTCAACATCGAGGTGCTGGCCACCACCGAGAGCCCTCTCGACGAACTGCACGCGCACGCGAAACTGGCCGCCGACGGCTGGGGCGGCCCGGGCGGCCGGGTGATCACCACGTTCCGCCCCGACAACCTGGTCGACCCGGACTGGCCCGGCTGGGCCGAGCGGGTGGCCCAGCTCGGCGAGCTGACCGGCCTCGACGTCGGCACCTACCCCGGCTTCCTGAACGCGCTGCGCAGCCGCCGGGCCGCGTTCATCGAGGCCGGCGCCACCAGCTCGGACCACGGCCACCTCACCGCGGCCACCCTGCTGCTCAGCGACGCCGACGCGGCCGTCCTCTACCGCAAGGCCCTCGGCGGCGGCGCAACCGGGGCCGACGCCGAGGCGTTCCGGGCGCACATGCTGGTCGAGTTCGCCAAGATGTCCCTCGACGACGGCCTGGTCATGCAGCTGCACCCGGGTTCGGTCCGCAACCACAACGAGGCGCTCTACCAGCGGCACGGCCGGGATGTGGGCGGCGACATCCCGTCGGCCACCGACTACGTGCACGCGCTCAAGCCGCTGCTCGACGCGTACGGCACCGACCCCCGCCTGCGGATCGTGCTCTACACGCTGGACGAGACCGTCTTCACCCGCGAGCTCGCCCCGCTCGCCGGCGGCTACCCCAGCCTCTACCTGGGCGCGCCCTGGTGGTTCCTGGACAGTCCGGAGGGTCTGCGCCGGTTCCGGGAGACCGCCACCGAGACGGCCGGCTTCTACAACACGTCCGGATTCGTCGACGACACCCGGGCGTTCTGCTCCATCCCGGCCCGGCACGACGTGGCCCGCCGCATCGACGCCGGCTTCCTGGCCCGGCTCGTCGCCGAGCACCGCCTCCCGCTCGACGAGGCCGCCGAGACCATCGCCGACCTCGCCTACCACCTCCCGAAGCGTGTCTTCCGACTGGAGAAGAACTCATGA